From Staphylothermus hellenicus DSM 12710, a single genomic window includes:
- a CDS encoding DUF2192 domain-containing protein yields the protein MNERNPYRRRIQILVNLLGEIIRKQNELTRKDVVDLLRKTYEKKKIKPLKGKATPPDIYDKEMASLYVIGKYGLGISNEYPELFDKIFYLEKEYEEAIDKILAEQYSEARAILKKTSPAGVIDSNTVARMLRTAFTKLLLGFSDEEVFAKILKKTVEAIPEEKRTVRSFVRFHIAYKVAEGIYRGEIRNKIFKEAYKRATALRLGFLKTTPGDDYIAIIAKEVFNIPDKILSRILSINKRKENDNTSENQK from the coding sequence GTGAACGAGAGGAATCCATATAGGAGAAGAATACAAATTCTTGTTAACTTATTAGGCGAGATAATTAGAAAACAAAATGAATTAACACGAAAAGATGTGGTTGACCTATTAAGGAAAACCTATGAGAAAAAGAAAATTAAACCATTAAAAGGCAAAGCCACTCCTCCAGATATATATGATAAGGAAATGGCTAGCCTATATGTTATAGGTAAATATGGTTTAGGAATAAGTAATGAATATCCTGAGTTATTCGATAAAATCTTTTATTTAGAAAAGGAATACGAGGAAGCCATAGATAAAATATTGGCTGAACAGTATAGTGAAGCCAGAGCGATATTGAAGAAAACAAGCCCAGCAGGAGTTATTGATAGTAATACAGTAGCAAGAATGCTTAGAACAGCTTTCACAAAGCTCTTACTGGGTTTTTCAGATGAGGAAGTATTCGCTAAAATATTAAAGAAAACAGTTGAAGCCATACCAGAGGAGAAAAGAACTGTTAGGAGCTTTGTAAGATTCCATATAGCATACAAAGTTGCAGAGGGGATCTATAGAGGGGAAATAAGAAATAAAATATTCAAAGAAGCTTATAAAAGAGCAACTGCTTTAAGACTTGGTTTCCTCAAAACAACACCCGGAGACGATTATATAGCGATAATTGCTAAAGAAGTATTCAACATACCAGATAAGATTCTATCAAGAATATTATCGATAAACAAGAGAAAAGAAAATGATAATACCAGTGAAAACCAGAAATAA
- a CDS encoding helix-turn-helix domain-containing protein, protein MAEKVEKINLPIHWLSKDARFRIIDLMLSTRSIRQLAEELGVSTTAIRKYIYRKTHPSDKTVEKALEIMAPYEEEKLIKIIIDDLVEALRRLVESIDKSEYREYLLRKLGEVIREIE, encoded by the coding sequence TTGGCTGAGAAAGTGGAGAAGATTAATCTTCCTATTCACTGGCTAAGTAAGGATGCTAGGTTTAGAATTATTGATTTAATGTTGTCGACTAGAAGCATTAGACAATTAGCTGAGGAGTTAGGTGTATCAACTACGGCTATTAGAAAGTATATTTATAGAAAAACTCATCCAAGCGATAAAACGGTTGAAAAAGCACTGGAGATCATGGCACCATATGAGGAAGAGAAGCTGATAAAAATAATTATTGATGATTTAGTAGAGGCTTTGAGAAGACTAGTTGAAAGTATAGATAAGAGTGAATATCGAGAATATTTATTGAGAAAGCTGGGAGAGGTTATAAGGGAAATTGAGTAG
- a CDS encoding PLP-dependent aminotransferase family protein, translating into MLPAYDRFFSSTAKNIKASEIREILAIIRKRKDVISLAGGIPDPRTFPRDELAEIARRMIIEYGDQALQYSETKGILEVREMLSHFLLESRGISVDAENIIVTTGSQQALDLVARTLLDPGDIVITENPSYLAALGAFKNRGARLVGIKIDKQGMRTDLLEETVKKLVSEGEKIKFIYTIPVSQNPAGTTMPPDRKKHLIEIANKYDLLVVEDDPYSYFVYDETVDVSPIKAYDSEDRVLYMSTVSKILAPGLRIGWIASPEKLTRKLELVKQYMDLHSPTLNQYIVAEAIRTGLVTRHAHELSPFYKKKRDAMIKAIKDYFPENVWHTEPVGGFFVFVYVNKEGFDTGKLLRKAIDKYKVAYVPGQSFHTDGTGANSMRLSFSYPPPEIIEEGIRRIAELIKNEN; encoded by the coding sequence ATGTTGCCTGCTTACGATAGGTTCTTCAGTTCTACAGCTAAAAATATTAAAGCATCAGAGATCAGGGAGATCCTGGCAATTATTAGGAAGAGAAAAGACGTTATAAGCTTAGCCGGCGGCATACCCGACCCTAGAACATTTCCACGGGACGAACTAGCAGAAATCGCTAGGAGAATGATTATAGAATACGGTGATCAAGCACTTCAATATAGTGAAACAAAGGGAATATTGGAAGTAAGAGAAATGCTTTCACACTTCCTCTTAGAAAGCAGAGGTATTAGTGTTGATGCTGAGAATATCATTGTTACAACAGGTAGTCAGCAAGCTCTAGACCTAGTTGCTAGAACGCTTTTAGATCCGGGAGACATAGTGATTACTGAAAACCCATCATACCTTGCAGCTCTAGGAGCTTTCAAGAACAGGGGTGCTCGTCTAGTAGGCATAAAAATAGATAAACAAGGTATGAGAACTGATTTGCTGGAGGAGACAGTTAAAAAACTAGTTAGTGAAGGCGAGAAAATAAAATTCATATATACAATACCTGTTTCACAAAATCCCGCTGGAACCACTATGCCGCCTGATAGGAAGAAGCACTTAATAGAAATAGCTAATAAATATGATTTACTTGTAGTAGAGGATGATCCATATAGTTACTTTGTATATGATGAAACAGTAGATGTTTCACCCATCAAGGCATATGATAGTGAAGACCGAGTATTATATATGAGTACAGTAAGCAAAATACTTGCACCAGGACTACGAATAGGCTGGATCGCCTCCCCGGAAAAATTGACGAGAAAACTAGAACTAGTTAAACAATACATGGATCTACATAGTCCCACACTAAACCAGTACATAGTAGCTGAAGCTATTAGGACAGGGCTGGTGACTCGGCATGCACACGAATTATCCCCATTCTATAAGAAAAAACGCGACGCAATGATTAAGGCCATAAAGGATTATTTCCCCGAAAACGTATGGCATACAGAGCCGGTTGGAGGATTCTTTGTATTCGTATACGTAAATAAAGAAGGATTCGATACAGGGAAACTACTGAGAAAAGCTATAGACAAGTATAAGGTAGCATATGTTCCAGGACAAAGCTTCCACACTGACGGCACCGGCGCTAATAGTATGCGTTTAAGCTTCAGTTACCCACCCCCCGAAATAATAGAGGAGGGGATTAGAAGAATAGCCGAACTAATCAAAAACGAAAACTAA
- a CDS encoding radical SAM protein: MEYNIVRKKISKKLVRIALVYPSTYESMLSSIVTHLIYYMLNELYDEVYVERFYLKKLFGRGEEPRSVETNSPLKDFDLIITSIHYEPNISGLLRILYSSGLEIYRNKRRIPIIAGGPGVIANPHPYEDFIDAFIIGEAEDTLPGIIGDFITYKDNKNGFLEKISSYKYVYVSDYTNRPVRREWTKNLDAAYYPIRQIQNTEIEPVYGHGFLLEVSRGCRFWCRFCMESRLFKPYRRRSNNKLFKLINKGLSVNLLDRVIIYSLLFPGGKEDTKLLEYLVSKGIKGSLPSLRVEYINDYFLELVKDLGQKNLTIAPESFNTFVQRIFGKYFDLNIVNESIDKIISKGFNLKLYIIFGLKNESLDDNKVNIDALRKIAKKINEKNLKLTITLNPLVPKPKTVFQWFGMIDLGKAKNIIRYYRGELKGLVNTRPLYVNWAWIQGSIALADKSISKVLAEWSLGGGDLGSWRRALRNNSYSTSYLFNGYRYDEPLPWDDIVLDKYVEKTLESEYYALARLLNV; this comes from the coding sequence TTGGAATATAATATTGTTAGGAAAAAGATCAGCAAGAAACTGGTTAGGATAGCACTCGTTTATCCCAGCACATATGAATCCATGCTTTCCAGCATAGTTACCCATCTAATTTATTATATGTTGAACGAATTATACGATGAAGTTTATGTTGAGAGATTTTATTTGAAAAAACTATTTGGAAGAGGGGAAGAACCGAGAAGTGTGGAGACAAACAGCCCGTTGAAGGATTTTGACCTAATAATAACGAGTATTCATTATGAACCAAACATTTCTGGATTATTACGGATTCTATATTCTTCTGGGCTGGAAATTTATCGGAATAAAAGACGGATTCCAATTATTGCTGGAGGGCCAGGTGTAATAGCTAATCCTCATCCATATGAAGATTTTATTGATGCCTTTATTATAGGTGAAGCCGAGGATACATTACCCGGAATAATAGGGGATTTCATAACCTATAAGGATAATAAAAATGGTTTCCTAGAAAAGATATCATCATATAAATATGTTTATGTCTCAGACTATACGAACAGGCCGGTACGTAGGGAATGGACAAAAAATCTTGACGCAGCCTATTATCCTATAAGACAAATACAAAATACGGAGATCGAGCCAGTATATGGACATGGTTTTTTATTAGAGGTTAGCAGAGGATGCAGGTTTTGGTGCAGATTCTGTATGGAGTCTAGATTGTTTAAACCATATAGGAGGAGAAGTAATAATAAATTGTTCAAGCTAATAAATAAAGGATTATCAGTTAATCTTCTAGATCGCGTTATTATTTACTCACTACTCTTCCCCGGAGGAAAAGAAGATACTAAGTTATTAGAATACCTTGTTTCAAAAGGAATTAAGGGTTCACTGCCTTCTCTAAGGGTTGAATATATTAATGATTACTTCCTAGAACTAGTAAAGGATCTTGGACAGAAAAATCTAACTATAGCTCCTGAATCATTCAATACATTTGTTCAAAGAATTTTTGGAAAATATTTCGATCTCAACATAGTTAATGAATCAATAGATAAAATAATAAGTAAAGGTTTTAACTTGAAACTCTACATTATTTTCGGATTAAAAAATGAGTCTTTAGATGATAATAAAGTAAATATAGATGCTCTAAGAAAAATAGCTAAGAAGATTAATGAGAAGAATTTGAAGCTAACTATTACGCTTAATCCTTTGGTTCCCAAACCTAAAACTGTTTTTCAATGGTTTGGAATGATCGATCTTGGAAAAGCAAAAAATATTATTCGATATTATCGCGGAGAACTTAAAGGATTAGTTAATACTAGACCATTATATGTTAATTGGGCATGGATACAAGGTAGTATTGCATTGGCTGATAAAAGTATTTCCAAGGTATTAGCTGAGTGGAGTCTTGGCGGAGGCGATCTTGGTAGTTGGAGGAGGGCTCTGAGAAATAATAGTTATAGTACATCATATTTATTCAACGGTTATAGGTATGATGAACCTCTACCTTGGGATGACATTGTTCTAGATAAGTATGTTGAGAAAACACTTGAAAGCGAATACTATGCTTTGGCTAGGCTTTTAAATGTTTAG
- a CDS encoding Zn-ribbon domain-containing OB-fold protein has translation MQFSIPRFWRERISHYRLKAVKCRKCGRINYPPSSVCRYCGSKDLEEIYLDKEKAKLITWTTIFTAPAGFEDKRPRIIGIVETVKTHVKILAPITDVLPEELKEGILLEPVLRRINQDREAGLIHYAIAYRPVIKTVGET, from the coding sequence ATGCAGTTCTCAATACCTAGGTTTTGGCGTGAAAGAATATCTCATTATAGATTAAAAGCTGTTAAATGCAGAAAATGTGGAAGAATAAATTATCCTCCATCAAGCGTCTGCAGATATTGTGGCTCAAAAGATCTCGAGGAAATATACTTGGATAAAGAAAAAGCAAAACTGATTACATGGACAACAATATTTACTGCACCTGCTGGATTCGAAGATAAGAGGCCGAGAATAATTGGTATAGTTGAAACAGTTAAAACACACGTCAAAATTCTTGCACCAATAACTGATGTATTGCCCGAAGAACTTAAGGAGGGAATTTTATTAGAACCCGTTCTAAGAAGAATAAATCAGGACCGGGAAGCTGGTCTAATCCATTACGCTATAGCTTATAGACCGGTGATAAAAACAGTTGGGGAAACGTAG